The Penaeus vannamei isolate JL-2024 chromosome 39, ASM4276789v1, whole genome shotgun sequence genome window below encodes:
- the LOC138859998 gene encoding uncharacterized protein — protein MHYTKRLLELGVGCKQHTPELTTALYNDSKRKDTVSYGPTRSESRLLGPLVPQQVISDMYQKDVGENLARYTEQCDALVIATVPSIPFPLPERDDHTPQQIRGNSLPYGSQDNMQAPSHRFSSNL, from the coding sequence atgcactataCTAAACGTCTTCTTGAGCTcggtgtaggctgcaagcagcatacgcccgaactcacgacggcgctctacaatgactcgaagcgaaAGGATACGGTCTCTTATGGacctaccaggagtgaatccagattgctcgggcctctggtgcctcagcaggtaaTCTCTGACATgtatcagaaggatgtgggcgagaaccttgcccgctatactgagcagtgtgatgccttggtgattgctacagtcccttcgatcccctttccacttccagagagggatgaccacacccctcaacagatcCGGGGGAACAGTTTGCcatatggcagccaggacaacatgcaagcCCCGAGCCATAGGTTCTCCAGCAACCTTTAA